One window of Acropora palmata chromosome 1, jaAcrPala1.3, whole genome shotgun sequence genomic DNA carries:
- the LOC141877393 gene encoding protein disulfide-isomerase A4-like, with protein MFPVIFLVALTFVGPSFCSPVNPVFDLTDANFEHFLKDKDAMLVDFYAPWCSDCARLKPEFDAAAKALAERGKYVLAKINCFGTGREICEKQFNVHSWPQLKVFRRGKYAGEYQGPQEKGYIERFMMATLEQKVPQNVYQDQSSPCKNRPAYLKNPAGPWYQNGWTYSKIGTEPYQNPTYPC; from the exons ATGTTTCCAGTGATATTTTTGGTTGCCTTGACCTTCGTCGGACCGTCTTTCTGTTCGCCAGTGAACCCTGTATTTGATTTAACAGATGCCAATTTTGAACATTTCCTCAAAGATAAAGACGCAATGCTGGTCGATTTCTACGCCCCATG GTGCAGTGATTGCGCGAGATTGAAACCTGAATTTGATGCTGCTGCGAAAGCTCTCGCAGAGAGAGGAAAATACGTTCTTGCCAAG ATTAACTGTTTTGGAACAGGAAGAGAAATTtgcgaaaaacaattcaatgtaCACAGCTGGCCTCAGCTTAAAGTGTTCAGAAGAGGAAAGTACGCTGGAGAGTACCAGGGACCCCAGGAAAAAG GTTACATCGAAAGGTTCATGATGGCTACCCTAGAGCAGAAAGTCCCGCAGAACGTTTATCAAGACCAGTCCTCTCCGTGTAAGAATAGACCGGCTTATCTTAAGAATCCAGCAGGGCCCTGGTACCAAAACGGCTGGACGTACTCGAAAATCGGCACGGAACCTTACCAAAACCCCACATATCCTTGTTAA